In Pedobacter heparinus DSM 2366, the following are encoded in one genomic region:
- a CDS encoding HlyD family secretion protein → MSISTYTTEAISNTALAYRSRINRSTQIIYLITVLTILITLALLPFIKTSISVKSAGILQSSIEKTELTVPANGRVITLKLQDNQKIKQGETLLVIDAALAKQQGNIVQNRQAQLSAFLQDIHLLLVYINRNGYSYPPLQTGQYTASWQQFAQELESARIAKTQAENTFSRYNRLFQNKAITESEYEHYKFELQQAESALKMICSKYRSQWQTEASSLRNELQQLSGQQVELNEQKKLYTLKAPVDGSVQNLTGIKEGAYVFANQKIGEISPNADLTAFCYVKPSDIGLIKVGQEVRFQIDAYNYNQWGLAKGTVLDISDDIIVINNDQPVFKVKCALSQNHLLLKNGYKGYLKKGMSFTARFTVTERSLYQLLYDKIDDWVNPNLNAKL, encoded by the coding sequence ATGTCCATATCCACTTACACCACAGAAGCCATTTCCAATACCGCATTAGCTTACCGTTCCAGGATCAACAGATCAACCCAAATCATTTACCTGATTACCGTTCTTACTATCCTGATTACCCTTGCGCTCCTCCCTTTCATCAAAACATCCATCAGTGTAAAAAGTGCCGGAATACTACAATCATCAATTGAAAAAACAGAACTTACTGTACCTGCCAACGGACGTGTGATCACCCTTAAATTACAGGACAACCAAAAAATTAAACAGGGCGAAACTTTATTGGTCATTGATGCCGCACTGGCCAAACAACAGGGCAATATTGTACAAAACCGCCAGGCCCAGTTATCAGCCTTTCTGCAGGACATCCATCTACTGCTCGTTTACATCAACAGAAACGGCTACAGTTACCCACCCCTGCAAACGGGGCAATACACGGCTTCCTGGCAACAGTTTGCCCAGGAACTGGAAAGTGCCAGAATAGCCAAAACACAAGCCGAAAACACTTTTAGCCGATACAACAGGCTCTTTCAGAACAAGGCCATCACCGAATCTGAATACGAACATTATAAATTTGAACTGCAACAAGCCGAATCAGCCCTTAAAATGATCTGCAGCAAATACAGATCGCAATGGCAAACAGAAGCCAGCTCCCTGCGCAACGAACTGCAACAGCTAAGCGGCCAGCAGGTAGAACTGAACGAACAAAAAAAATTATACACTTTAAAAGCCCCGGTAGATGGCTCCGTTCAGAACCTGACGGGCATAAAAGAAGGAGCTTATGTGTTTGCAAACCAAAAAATAGGTGAAATCTCTCCCAATGCAGATCTTACAGCATTTTGTTACGTTAAACCATCAGATATAGGGCTGATTAAAGTGGGCCAGGAGGTACGCTTCCAGATTGATGCTTACAATTATAATCAATGGGGACTGGCCAAAGGTACAGTACTCGACATCTCGGATGATATCATAGTCATCAACAACGATCAGCCGGTATTTAAAGTAAAATGCGCACTCAGCCAAAACCACCTGCTGTTAAAAAATGGCTATAAAGGGTATTTAAAAAAAGGAATGAGCTTTACCGCACGTTTCACAGTAACAGAACGCAGCTTGTACCAGTTGCTGTATGATAAAATAGATGACTGGGTAAACCCCAACCTGAATGCTAAGCTATAA